One genomic segment of Arachis duranensis cultivar V14167 chromosome 4, aradu.V14167.gnm2.J7QH, whole genome shotgun sequence includes these proteins:
- the LOC107486119 gene encoding uncharacterized protein LOC107486119: MHVLYTINAALPGKHYDVPPQDLVKDLFESWNAKANEKERKEVLSSFMKKNVKINKVDESMIITAIVAPPAAMVVKRTGQTLPQLKLMKSVPDVVFVPSFTVVALIAVKIARMLFMKKTIPPPPPKEEQPQEEQIIIKINMQLAIIVKSVELCITELFSHLNVFLVL, from the exons ATGCATGTACTATa CACTATCAACGCGGCCTTACCCGGTAAACACTATGATGTTCCTCCCCAGGACCTTGTAAAG gatTTGTTCGAGAGTTGGAATGCAAAAGcaaatgaaaaagaaaggaaggaagttTTGAGTTCATTCATGAAAAAGAATGTAAAGATAAACAAAGTAGATGAGTCAATGATAATAACAGCAATAGTAGCACCACCAGCAGCCATGGTTGTGAAGAGAACAGGACAAACATTGCCACAACTAAAACTCATGAAATCAGTGCCTGATGTTGTTTTTGTTCCATCATTCACCGTTGTGGCACTCATTGCTGTCAAGATCGCAAGAATGTTGTTCATGAAAAAGACaataccaccaccaccaccaaaggAAGAACAACCTCAAGAggaacaaataataataaaaataaacatgcaaCTGGCTATTATTGTGAAGAGTGTCGAATTGTGCATCACTGAGTTATTTTCACATTTGAATGTGTTCTTGGTGTTATGA
- the LOC107486148 gene encoding pentatricopeptide repeat-containing protein At2g44880, with amino-acid sequence MSKQQRFLWTAAERKCLYILQRNTTTFSTLLQIHAFILRHSLHHNLNLLAKFITTCSSLAAATASLSRRHAIVHLARRFFDHTPHNRDEFLFNTMINTHFAIRQLVEPFALYRDFARTRGLGFEPGGYTFTAMVKGCTACSAKKEGVQVHGVVAKNGFFLDLYVSTALVDMYVKFGVLGCARKVFDEMSERSVVSWTAVIAGYVKCGDMSEARKLFYEMPEKDSAAVNVMIDGYVKLGCMDLAKDLFEKMGDKNVISWTSMISGYCHNGDVESARLMFDLMPDKNLFTWNAMIGGYCWNKRPHEALRLFHEMQSSAVVEPNEVTLVSILPAIADLGALDLGGWVHKFAQRRNLDRYTNVRTALIDMYAKCGEITKAKLLFMEMPEKETSSWNALINGFAVNGCAKEALEAFAMMMHEGFEPNKITMIGVLSACSHCGLVEDGRKWFKAMEKFGLTPQIEHYGCMVDLLGRAGCLDEAEKLICTMPYDANEIILSSFLFACGYFNDVTRAERVLQEAVKSGKWCVGDYVMMRNLYATEQRWRDVEDVKQRMKKGGSYKEVACSVIEVDGGFREFIAGNNYLHSHVEDIQLTLVQLWGHMKTEMTY; translated from the coding sequence ATGTCAAAACAGCAACGGTTCCTTTGGACCGCCGCCGAAAGAAAATGCCTTTACATTCTCCAACGGAACACTACCACCTTCTCCACACTCCTCCAAATCCACGCTTTCATTCTCCGACATTCCCTCCACCACAACCTCAACCTCCTCGCCAAGTTTATCACCACCTGCTCCTCCCTCGCCGCTGCCACCGCCTCCCTTTCCCGCCGCCATGCCATAGTCCACCTCGCTCGCCGTTTCTTCGACCACACACCCCACAACCGCGACGAGTTCCTATTCAACACAATGATCAATACCCACTTTGCAATTCGCCAACTTGTTGAGCCTTTCGCTCTCTATAGGGACTTTGCTAGAACCAGAGGTCTTGGATTTGAACCCGGTGGATATACCTTCACCGCAATGGTGAAGGGTTGCACGGCGTGTTCGGCGAAGAAGGAGGGGGTACAGGTTCATGGGGTTGTTGCGAAGAATGGATTTTTCTTGGACTTGTATGTTTCTACTGCGTTGGTTGATATGTATGTGAAATTTGGGGTTTTAGGATGTGCTAGgaaggtgtttgatgaaatgtctgAGAGGAGTGTGGTTTCGTGGACTGCAGTTATTGCTGGATATGTGAAGTGTGGGGATATGAGTGAGGCTAGGAAGCTTTTTTATGAGATGCCTGAGAAAGATTCTGCAGCTGTTAATGTGATGATTGATGGGTATGTGAAGTTGGGCTGTATGGATTTGGCTAAGGATTTGTTTGAAAAGATGGGTGATAAGAATGTGATTTCTTGGACTAGTATGATTTCTGGTTATTGCCATAATGGTGATGTTGAGTCAGCTAGATTGATGTTTGATCTCATGCCGGATAAGAATTTGTTCACTTGGAACGCGATGATTGGGGGGTATTGCTGGAACAAGCGTCCTCATGAGGCATTGAGGTTGTTTCATGAGATGCAGTCGAGTGCAGTGGTGGAACCGAATGAAGTGACACTGGTAAGCATTCTTCCTGCTATTGCTGATTTGGGTGCTTTGGATTTGGGTGGCTGGGTTCATAAGTTTGCCCAAAGGAGGAATCTTGATAGATATACTAATGTCCGCACTGCCCTCATCGATATGTATGCAAAATGCGGTGAGATCACAAAGGCAAAATTGCTTTTCATGGAGATGCCTGAGAAGGAAACATCTTCCTGGAATGCTTTGATTAATGGTTTTGCAGTTAATGGATGTGCAAAGGAAGCATTGGAGGCATTTGCAATGATGATGCACGAAGGTTTTGAACCAAACAAGATAACTATGATCGGCGTGTTATCTGCTTGCAGCCATTGTGGTTTGGTGGAGGATGGAAGAAAATGGTTCAAAGCAATGGAGAAATTCGGACTCACACCTCAGATTGAGCATTACGGTTGTATGGTTGATCTTCTAGGGAGGGCCGGATGCTTGGACGAGGCTGAGAAATTGATTTGTACCATGCCTTACGATGCAAATGAGATAATATTGAGTTCTTTCCTGTTTGCTTGTGGTTACTTTAACGATGTTACAAGGGCTGAGAGAGTGCTACAAGAGGCGGTGAAGTCGGGGAAGTGGTGTGTTGGAGACTATGTGATGATGAGAAATTTGTATGCAACAGAGCAAAGGTGGAGAGATGTGGAGGATGTTAAACAAAGGATGAAGAAGGGAGGATCATACAAAGAGGTTGCCTGCAGTGTCATTGAAGTTGATGGTGGCTTTAGAGAGTTTATAGCTGGTAATAATTATTTGCATTCACATGTAGAAGATATTCAGTTAACCTTGGTGCAATTATGGGGACACATGAAAACTGAAATGACCTATTGA